One genomic region from Gemmatimonadota bacterium encodes:
- a CDS encoding formate--tetrahydrofolate ligase, producing MPTDIEIAQSHALRPITDIAARLGLGPDDIEPYGRTKAKVPMAAVHGRPDRKGKLILVTGITPTPAGEGKSTVSVGLADALALRERNPVLCLREPSLGPVFGIKGGAAGGGYSQVVPMVDINLHFTGDFHAITSAHALLAALLDNYIYRPNTAGIDPRRVVWPRAVDMNDRALRQIVIGLGGTAGGVPRESGFVITAASEVMAIFCLSRDLRDLERRLGEIIVAYTRDGSPVRAAELDAPPAMGILLKDALQPNLVQTLGGTPALVHGGPFANIAHGCNSLMATEAGLRLGDVVVTEAGFGADLGAEKFFDIKCRFGGLEPAAAVVVSTVRALKMHGGVPLANLGAENAEAVRKGVVNLLGHVENVRKFGVPPVVAINRFTSDTDAEVREIMAACAAAGVPAVQADPWGGGGEGCLDLADAVWDTVQGGTAAFKPLYPDSLGLAAKIETVAKEIYGADGIDLLPAAAKDIARLEQVGLAHAPVCIAKTQYSFSDDPKRLGRPRGFRITVREVTPSAGAGFVVAKTGDIMTMPGLAATPAAAGMSLAEDGTIRGLA from the coding sequence GTGCCGACGGACATCGAGATCGCCCAATCGCACGCCCTCAGGCCCATCACCGACATCGCCGCCCGCCTCGGGCTGGGCCCGGACGACATCGAGCCCTACGGGCGCACGAAGGCCAAGGTCCCGATGGCCGCCGTCCACGGCCGTCCCGACCGCAAGGGCAAGCTCATCCTGGTGACCGGCATCACGCCCACCCCGGCCGGGGAGGGGAAGTCGACCGTGTCGGTGGGGCTGGCCGACGCGCTGGCGCTCCGTGAGCGCAACCCCGTGCTTTGTCTGCGCGAGCCTTCGTTGGGGCCGGTGTTCGGGATCAAGGGAGGCGCGGCCGGCGGCGGATATTCCCAGGTCGTCCCGATGGTGGACATCAACCTGCATTTCACGGGGGACTTCCACGCCATCACGTCGGCGCACGCGCTGCTGGCGGCCCTGCTCGACAACTACATCTATCGCCCGAACACGGCCGGGATCGATCCCCGCCGCGTGGTGTGGCCACGGGCTGTCGACATGAACGACCGCGCGCTGCGCCAGATCGTCATCGGTCTCGGAGGCACCGCGGGCGGCGTGCCGCGCGAGAGCGGATTCGTGATCACGGCCGCGTCGGAAGTGATGGCCATCTTCTGTCTGTCCCGCGACCTGCGCGACCTGGAGCGCCGGCTGGGCGAGATCATCGTCGCGTACACGCGAGACGGCTCACCGGTGCGCGCCGCGGAGCTCGACGCTCCCCCGGCCATGGGCATCCTGCTCAAGGACGCGCTCCAACCCAATCTCGTGCAGACGTTGGGCGGCACCCCGGCGCTCGTGCACGGTGGGCCCTTCGCCAACATCGCGCACGGCTGCAACTCCCTGATGGCCACCGAGGCCGGACTTCGTCTCGGCGATGTCGTGGTCACCGAAGCGGGGTTCGGCGCCGACCTCGGTGCCGAGAAGTTCTTCGACATCAAGTGCCGCTTCGGCGGTCTGGAGCCGGCGGCGGCCGTGGTGGTGTCCACCGTCCGCGCGTTGAAGATGCACGGCGGCGTCCCGCTGGCGAACCTGGGCGCCGAGAACGCGGAGGCGGTGCGCAAGGGCGTCGTCAACCTGCTCGGCCACGTCGAGAACGTGCGGAAATTCGGCGTGCCTCCGGTGGTCGCCATCAATCGCTTCACCAGCGACACCGACGCCGAGGTGCGCGAGATCATGGCCGCGTGTGCGGCGGCGGGCGTTCCCGCGGTGCAGGCGGATCCCTGGGGCGGCGGGGGCGAGGGCTGCCTGGACCTGGCGGATGCGGTCTGGGACACGGTCCAGGGAGGCACGGCGGCCTTCAAGCCCCTCTATCCCGACTCCCTGGGGCTCGCCGCGAAGATCGAGACCGTCGCCAAGGAGATCTACGGTGCCGACGGCATCGACCTGCTGCCCGCGGCCGCGAAGGACATCGCGCGGCTGGAACAGGTCGGACTGGCGCACGCGCCGGTCTGCATCGCCAAGACGCAATACTCGTTCTCGGACGATCCCAAGCGCCTCGGCCGACCCCGTGGCTTCCGCATCACCGTGCGGGAGGTCACGCCGTCGGCGGGGGCGGGATTCGTCGTGGCCAAGACGGGGGACATCATGACCATGCCCGGTCTGGCCGCGACGCCCGCGGCCGCCGGCATGAGCCTGGCCGAGGACGGCACCATTCGCGGGTTGGCGTGA